One part of the Solanum dulcamara chromosome 3, daSolDulc1.2, whole genome shotgun sequence genome encodes these proteins:
- the LOC129883294 gene encoding toMV susceptible protein tm-2-like: MADILLTAVINKSVEIVGNLLVQEGSRLYWLKEDIDWLQREMRHIRSYIDNAKDKAIGGDSSVKNLIKDIQELAGDVEDLLDDFLPKIQHSNKFKDAICCLKTVSFADEFAMRIEKIKRRVVDIDRARTTYNIIDTSNNNDDYIPLDQRRLFLQTDETEVIGLDDDFNMLQAKLLDQDLPYGVVSIVGMPGLGKTTLAKKLYRHVRDQFECSGLVYVSQQPRVGEILLDIAKQVGVTEEERKDNLEDNLQSLLKGKRYVILLDDIWDVEIWNNLKLVLPECGSKIGSRIIITSRNNNVGRYIGGESSLHVLQPLDSEKSFELFTKKIFNFDNNNWANASPDLVNIGTSIVGRCGGIPLAIVVTAGMLRARERTEHAWNRLLESMGHKIQDGCAKVLALSYNDLPTALRPCFLYFGLYPEDHEIRSFDLTNMWIAEKLIVVNSGNTREAEGLAEDFLNDFVSRNLIQVAKRTYDGRISSCRIHDLLHSLCVELAKESNFFHTMHNAFGDPDNFAKVRRITFYSDDNNAMNEFFRLNPKPKKLRALFCFTKDYSIFSQMAHLDFKLLQVLVIVLSQDHHGFVLIPNKIGNMSCLRYLRLEGKIIGELPNSIVKLKRLETIDIRKSEIRLPSGVVWESKQLRHVRFKGDFPLFNVCFSLSPNMHSIPPKNLQTLMWMNDRVFESRLLQGFSKLRKLGIQQVSHSTSKLLSALSTVPNALEVLKIGFYSNYASEQINLSSNPNIVKLGLYDFLINSKAFPPNLVKLTLTFVMVNHHLPAVLKKLPKLRILKMVHCEHIEYTMDLSGDANGDSFPQLEVLHIDKPFRLCQVTCRDDVSMPKLKMVKVSSGISLSERLAKLRI, encoded by the coding sequence atggctgatattcttcttactgcAGTCATCAATAAATCTGTAGAAATTGTTGGAAATCTACTCGTTCAAGAAGGGAGCCGCTTGTATTGGTTGAAAGAGGACATCGATTGGCTCCAGAGAGAAATGAGACACATTCGATCATACATAGACAACGCAAAGGATAAGGCAATTGGAGGTGATTCCAGTGTGAAAAACTTGATAAAAGATATTCAAGAACTGGCAGGTGATGTGGAAGATCTCTTAGATGACTTCCTTCCGAAAATTCAACATTCCAATAAGTTCAAAGACGCAATTTGTTGCCTTAAGACGGTTTCTTTTGCTGATGAGTTTGCTATGAGGATTGAGAAGATAAAAAGAAGGGTTGTTGACATTGACCGTGCAAGGACAACTTACAACATCATAGATACAAGTAACAATAATGATGATTACATTCCATTGGACCAGAGACGATTATTCCTTCAGACTGATGAAACAGAGGTCATTGGTTTGGATGATGATTTCAACATGCTCCAAGCCAAATTACTTGATCAAGATTTGCCTTATGGAGTAGTTTCCATAGTTGGCATGCCCGGTCTAGGAAAAACAACTCTTGCCAAGAAACTTTATAGGCATGTCCGTGATCAATTTGAATGTTCGGGACTGGTCTATGTTTCACAACAACCAAGAGTAGGAGAAATCTTACTCGACATAGCCAAACAAGTTGGAGTGACAGAAGAGGAAAGGAAGGATAACCTGGAGGACAACCTACAATCACTCTTGAAAGGAAAAAGGTATGTTATTCTCTTAGATGACATTTGGGATGTTGAAATTTGGAATAATCTGAAACTTGTCCTTCCTGAATGTGGTTCAAAAATTGGCAGTAGGATAATTATCACTTCTCGGAATAATAATGTAGGCAGATATATAGGAGGGGAATCCTCGCTGCACGTGTTGCAACCTCTAGATTCGGAGAAAAGCTTTGAACTCTTTACCAAGAAAATCtttaattttgataataataattGGGCCAATGCTTCACCTGACTTGGTAAATATTGGTACAAGTATAGTTGGGAGATGTGGAGGTATACCATTAGCCATTGTGGTGACGGCAGGCATGTTAAGGGCAAGAGAAAGAACAGAACATGCATGGAACAGGTTACTTGAGAGTATGGGCCATAAAATTCAGGATGGATGTGCTAAGGTATTGGCTTTGAGTTACAATGATTTGCCTACTGCATTAAGGCCATGTTTCTTGTACTTTGGCCTTTACCCCGAGGACCATGAAATTCGTTCTTTTGATTTGACAAATATGTGGATTGCTGAGAAGTTGATAGTAGTAAATAGTGGCAATACGCGAGAGGCTGAAGGTTTGGCAGAGGATTTCCTAAATGATTTTGTTTCTAGAAACTTGATTCAAGTTGCTAAAAGGACATATGATGGAAGAATTTCAAGTTGTCGCATACATGACTTGTTACATAGTCTGTGTGTGGAATTGGCTAAGGAAAGTAACTTCTTTCACACCATGCACAATGCATTCGGTGATCCTGACAACTTTGCTAAGGTGCGAAGGATTACATTCTACTCTGATGATAATAATGCCATGAATGAGTTCTTCCGTTTAAATCCGAAGCCTAAGAAGCTTCGTGCACTTTTCTGTTTCACAAAAGACTATTCCATATTTTCTCAAATGGCTCATCTCGACTTCAAATTATTGCAAGTGTTGGTTATAGTCTTATCTCAAGATCATCATGGATTTGTCCTTATCCCGAACAAAATTGGGAACATGAGTTGCTTACGCTATCTGAGATTGGAGGGGAAGATTATTGGAGAACTGCCAAATAGTATTGTCAAGCTCAAACGTCTAGAGACCATAGATATTAGAAAAAGCGAAATTCGACTTCCTTCTGGTGTTGTTTGGGAGTCTAAACAATTGAGACATGTTCGGTTTAAAGGTGATTTTCCACTATTTAACGTTTGCTTTTCTCTAAGCCCAAACATGCACTCAATTCCTCCTAAAAATCTACAAACTTTGATGTGGATGAATGATAGAGTTTTTGAATCGAGATTGTTGCAAGGATTTAGCAAATTAAGAAAACTGGGTATACAGCAAGTATCCCATTCTACCAGTAAGTTATTATCAGCATTGAGCACTGTGCCAAATGCGTTGGAGGTTCTGAAGATTGGTTTTTATAGCAACTACGCGAGTGAGCAAATAAACTTGTCGTCCAATCCAAATATTGTGAAGTTGGGTTTGTATGATTTCCTAATAAACTCTAAAGCATTTCCTCCAAATCTTGTCAAGCTTACTCTTACCTTCGTTATGGTAAACCATCATCTACCGGCAGTGCTTAAGAAATTGCCCAAATTAAGAATACTTAAAATGGTTCACTGCGAACACATTGAATATACGATGGATCTCTCTGGCGATGCAAATGGTGATAGCTTTCCGCAACTTGAAGTTTTGCATATTGATAAACCATTCAGGTTGTGTCAAGTAACGTGCAGGGATGATGTCAGTATGCCTAAACTGAAAATGGTAAAAGTTTCTTCCGGGATTAGTCTCTCTGAACGGCTTGCAAAGCTGAGAATATGA
- the LOC129883293 gene encoding protein ECERIFERUM 26-like codes for MIPKLVSSKSENSLIYNIKLSSVGPARVTGQDVVYEPSNMDLAMKLHYLRGIYYFDSQAFKDVTVYKIKEPIFIWFNYFYMTNGRFRRAESGRPYIKCNDCGARFIEAQCDKTLEEWLEMKDASLEKLLVSNQVLGPELAFSPPILIQHTKFKCGGISLGLSWAHVLGDVFSATEFWNHLGKVVGGYQPPRPLNLAYSLTKANSTQTLQKIVEDPLSIKRVGPVEDHWIANTSCKMESFSIHVSASKLGHLQSITGIEGPFESLCAIIWQSISRIRDGPGPKVVTICKKGEEKKGGLIGNTQVIVAVKVDCSIREANPSELARLIKNEIIDERLKIDEAIEKEHGVLDVIVYGANLTFVSLDGADLYGFDWKGHKPKNVSYLIDGVGDAGTVFVLPDGSNNSQGRLVTMTLPEDEIMKLKNELNNEWSIA; via the exons atgattccAAAACTGGTATCTTCAAAATCAGAAAATAGTCTAATTTACAACATAAAATTATCCTCAGTTGGACCAGCTAGAGTAACAGGACAAGATGTTGTTTATGAGCCAAGCAACATGGATTTGGCCATGAAATTACATTATTTGAGAGGGATTTATTACTTTGATAGCCAAGCATTTAAAGATGTCAcagtttataaaataaaagaaccaATATTTATTTggttcaattatttttatatgacTAATGGTAGGTTTAGGAGGGCAGAATCAGGAAGGCCTTATATCAAATGCAATGATTGTGGTGCTAGGTTTATTGAAGCACAATGTGATAAAACTTTGGAAGAATGGCTAGAAATGAAAGATGCTTCACTTGAAAAATTACTTGTTTCTAATCAAGTTCTTGGTCCTGAATTGGCTTTCTCACCTCCAATCCTCATACAG CATACTAAATTCAAATGTGGTGGAATTTCATTGGGCTTAAGTTGGGCCCATGTACTTGGAGATGTATTCTCAGCAACTGAATTTTGGAACCATTTGGGTAAAGTAGTTGGTGGATACCAACCGCCCCGGCCCCTTAACTTGGCCTATTCATTAACCAAAGCAAACTCAACCCAAACCCTGCAAAAGATTGTGGAGGATCCACTTTCCATAAAACGGGTCGGCCCAGTTGAAGATCATTGGATTGCTAACACTAGTTGCAAGATGGAGTCATTTTCAATCCATGTTAGTGCATCTAAATTGGGCCACTTGCAATCAATAACAGGCATTGAAGGCCCATTTGAATCACTATGTGCTATTATTTGGCAGTCCATTTCAAGAATTAGAGATGGGCCTGGCCCAAAAGTTGTGACCATTTGCAAAAAAGGTGAGGAAAAGAAAGGGGGACTTATAGGAAACACTCAAGTCATAGTTGCTGTTAAGGTTGATTGCTCAATTAGAGAAGCTAATCCTAGTGAATTAGCAAGGTTGATTAAAAATGAGATCATCGACGAGCGATTAAAGATCGATGAAGCCATCGAGAAAGAGCATGGAGTGTTGGATGTCATTGTCTACGGAGCAAATTTGACTTTCGTGAGCCTGGATGGTGCTGATCTCTATGGATTCGACTGGAAGGGACACAAGCCTAAGAATGTAAGTTACTTGATCGATGGAGTAGGCGATGCAGGGACCGTCTTTGTGCTTCCTGACGGGTCAAATAATTCTCAAGGAAGGCTTGTGACCATGACTTTGCCTGAGGATGAGATAATGAAGTTGAAAAATGAGCTAAACAACGAATGGTCTATTGCTTGA
- the LOC129883737 gene encoding uncharacterized protein LOC129883737, which yields MTGEATDSAQRVAISGSSSSAGNNGQGIDYNHPLFLSPTDVSGISIISFQLQDIENYNLWNRSIKLALLGRNKLGLVDVMKSLLSGIAFASNASSVWSDLLKALWDEFEVFVPPPCYNCEKSRGFVAHMNRQKLYQFLMGLNDTYHQARSQILMIDPLPTINQAYAMIVGDESQKAVVIGINNLGLY from the exons ATGACAGGCGAAGCCACAGATTCAGCTCAACGAGTGGCTATATCAGGTTCATCAAGCTCGGCAGGTAATAATGGACAAGGTATTGACTATAATCATCCCTTATTCCTTAGTCCTACGGATGTGAGTGGTATTAGCATCATATCGTTCCAGTTGCAAGACATTGAAAACTATAACTTGTGGAATCGATCAATCAAACTAGCTTTGCTAGGTAGAAACAAATTAGGACTTGTGGATG TAATGAAGAGCCTGCTTAGTGGAATTGCATTTGCGTCAAATGCTTCAAGTGTGTGGTCTGACCT GCTGAAGGCattgtgggatgagtttgaagtgTTTGTGCCTCCACCGTGTTACAATTGTGAGAAATCCAGAGGATTTGTAGCTCACATGAATAGACAAAAGCTGTATCAATTTCTAATGGGATTGAACGACACATATCATCAAGCTAGGAGTCAGATTCTCATGATAGATCCTTTACCTACTATCAATCAAGCATATGCTATGATAGTAGGAGATGAAAGTCAGAAGGCTGTGGTGATAGGCATCAACAATTTGGGACTATATTAA